A window of the Thermococcus sp. M39 genome harbors these coding sequences:
- a CDS encoding ABC transporter permease: MAKTYKEALAETIKNTKEVFDFIWNHKMGKVGIIIFTFLLVMALFPQLFTKYTPDWASDQIFVPASWEHPCGLDHQGKDIWTQVVYGARISLSVGFMAALLTILMGALVGTVAGYYGGIFDEFLMFISDSIMMLPSLLLLLVIASLFSTVWNIWYTIIVIALISWPSTARMVRAQTLQLKHRLYVEAAIALGASNKRIIFKHILPSIIPLLFARAAVLIAGFIVTVASLTFLGLGDPNNPDWGYVMYTANKNMMIIVMKGMWQWIVVPGVMIALAVIAFVCLGEALEDYLNPKLRER; encoded by the coding sequence ATGGCAAAGACGTACAAGGAAGCACTTGCTGAGACAATTAAAAATACAAAAGAAGTCTTCGATTTTATATGGAATCATAAAATGGGAAAAGTTGGAATTATAATCTTCACATTCTTGCTTGTCATGGCACTATTTCCTCAACTTTTCACAAAATATACACCAGACTGGGCCTCTGATCAAATCTTTGTGCCTGCCTCTTGGGAGCATCCTTGTGGTCTTGACCATCAGGGAAAAGACATATGGACGCAGGTAGTTTATGGAGCGAGGATATCATTAAGCGTTGGATTCATGGCAGCTTTGCTCACAATATTAATGGGAGCACTGGTAGGCACAGTGGCTGGGTATTACGGAGGAATTTTCGACGAGTTTTTAATGTTCATCTCTGACTCAATAATGATGCTGCCTAGCCTCTTGTTGCTTCTAGTAATTGCGTCGCTCTTTTCAACTGTATGGAACATTTGGTACACAATAATAGTCATTGCATTAATTTCATGGCCTTCAACTGCCAGAATGGTGAGAGCCCAAACACTCCAACTTAAACACCGCCTATATGTTGAGGCTGCAATTGCATTAGGAGCAAGCAATAAAAGAATAATCTTCAAACATATACTGCCAAGCATAATCCCCCTCCTCTTTGCAAGAGCCGCTGTTTTGATAGCTGGATTCATCGTAACTGTGGCATCTCTGACGTTCTTAGGTTTGGGAGACCCAAACAATCCAGATTGGGGATACGTGATGTACACAGCAAACAAGAACATGATGATAATTGTAATGAAAGGAATGTGGCAATGGATAGTCGTTCCCGGAGTTATGATAGCCTTGGCAGTCATAGCATTCGTCTGCCTAGGAGAAGCCCTTGAGGATTATCTAAATCCAAAGCTCAGAGAGAGGTGA
- a CDS encoding SIS domain-containing protein, whose protein sequence is MEYNMIKSIRETPGILKNLKIGEEVERILENDFNRVIFIGCGSSYFSSLAGAYVLNKVSNNIQTFALPASEFMFHFVKKAKNSLVIASSRSGNTAEVIEAIKLAKQEGTIVIGVTCNEGSKITEVSDFLVIAENAEEPNIPATKSFSAITYILQKIAIKLTRAEELEKELEKMPNVVKSILKNEAKYKKLAEELAEKEAFIHLGSGSGYVAALEGALKIRETTYTLNEVFPALEFRHGPIALTNHGDKFGYFVTAPKTNRFDAVLRIFKEIEHLKPILITNSNLDYPNIIRTPWQGDESLAVIPAVLPFQIIAYYLSIFKGYDPDSPKKLVKFVDRF, encoded by the coding sequence ATGGAATACAACATGATAAAGTCCATCCGAGAAACTCCTGGGATTTTAAAAAATCTAAAAATCGGAGAAGAAGTTGAGAGAATTCTTGAAAATGATTTCAACAGAGTAATTTTCATTGGATGTGGTAGCTCTTATTTTTCATCTCTTGCTGGAGCTTACGTTTTAAATAAGGTATCCAATAATATTCAAACATTTGCCCTCCCAGCATCTGAGTTTATGTTTCATTTTGTAAAAAAGGCTAAAAATTCTCTTGTAATTGCTTCTTCCCGTTCTGGAAACACTGCAGAAGTGATAGAGGCGATAAAATTAGCAAAACAAGAAGGGACTATAGTGATAGGGGTAACTTGTAATGAAGGCTCAAAAATAACAGAGGTATCTGATTTCTTGGTAATAGCAGAGAATGCAGAAGAGCCAAATATCCCAGCTACAAAATCATTCTCTGCAATTACATACATCCTTCAAAAAATTGCAATCAAATTAACCCGTGCAGAAGAGCTGGAAAAAGAGTTAGAAAAAATGCCAAATGTTGTAAAAAGCATTCTTAAAAACGAAGCAAAATATAAGAAACTTGCCGAAGAGCTTGCAGAGAAAGAGGCTTTTATTCACTTGGGTTCAGGTTCTGGCTACGTTGCAGCCCTTGAAGGAGCCCTGAAGATAAGAGAAACTACATACACATTAAACGAAGTCTTTCCAGCATTGGAATTCAGACATGGCCCAATAGCACTTACAAATCACGGAGACAAATTTGGATATTTTGTAACTGCCCCTAAAACGAACAGATTTGATGCTGTTTTGAGAATTTTCAAAGAAATAGAACACCTAAAGCCAATTTTAATAACAAACTCTAATCTTGATTATCCAAACATCATAAGGACACCATGGCAAGGGGATGAAAGCTTAGCGGTTATACCTGCCGTTTTGCCGTTTCAAATCATTGCATACTATCTCAGCATCTTTAAGGGATATGACCCGGACTCTCCGAAGAAACTTGTAAAGTTCGTAGATAGATTTTGA
- a CDS encoding ABC transporter permease, whose amino-acid sequence MKRSFASYVIIKLIHKLITLIFVILLIYALLRLAPGTPFDQYLYQGKITQEQYERLLEEWGYKDNFITGAAKILYGMFTFSLFKMKSPVYNKPIIDLISVRLPYTLSLVTAAYFFGSMLGILLGLYCARNRGSLKESTILWVVLGIRALPVFWLGMVLLYFLAFKLGLFPYLTTSELEPQNVFHHMIDWLWHSFLPIVALSKIYAVSYLLTIRNMVTEEYTSDYVTALRAIGLREEYIVERHVLRNIMPPVITMMAIDLGFLFGGAVVTETVFNYPGMGTLIYDAMWNKDYPVVVASFYIIAVAVIVAITIAEITYAYLDPRIRRG is encoded by the coding sequence ATGAAGAGGAGCTTTGCTTCATATGTTATAATCAAGCTGATTCACAAGCTCATAACGCTCATTTTTGTAATTCTCTTGATTTATGCTCTGCTCAGATTAGCTCCTGGAACCCCCTTTGACCAATATTTGTATCAAGGTAAAATAACTCAGGAGCAATATGAGAGGCTCTTGGAAGAGTGGGGGTATAAGGATAATTTCATTACCGGTGCTGCTAAAATACTTTATGGAATGTTCACCTTCTCCCTTTTTAAAATGAAGTCTCCCGTGTATAACAAGCCAATTATAGATTTAATCTCAGTTAGATTGCCTTACACCCTAAGTCTCGTTACAGCTGCATATTTTTTTGGTTCTATGCTTGGTATTCTTTTAGGATTATACTGTGCAAGAAATAGAGGAAGTTTAAAGGAGTCCACAATCCTGTGGGTGGTTTTAGGGATAAGAGCTCTACCTGTTTTCTGGCTCGGAATGGTTCTCTTGTATTTCTTAGCTTTTAAGCTTGGACTTTTCCCATATCTAACTACATCAGAGCTTGAACCTCAGAATGTTTTCCATCACATGATTGACTGGCTCTGGCACAGCTTCCTTCCAATAGTTGCCCTTTCAAAGATTTACGCGGTCTCCTATCTCTTAACTATTAGAAACATGGTTACAGAGGAATACACAAGTGACTATGTAACAGCCCTTAGGGCCATTGGTCTGAGAGAGGAATATATTGTTGAGAGACATGTCCTCAGGAACATAATGCCTCCAGTAATAACCATGATGGCTATAGATTTGGGATTCCTCTTTGGAGGTGCTGTTGTTACGGAAACAGTGTTCAACTATCCCGGAATGGGAACTTTAATCTATGACGCAATGTGGAACAAGGACTATCCTGTTGTTGTAGCGTCGTTCTATATAATAGCAGTTGCTGTAATTGTGGCAATTACTATTGCTGAGATAACTTATGCCTATCTCGACCCAAGAATTAGGAGGGGTTAA
- a CDS encoding putative glycoside hydrolase: MMKRVATFTLALLLVMSLALVPQVSAEEQQIVGVWMWPSTYKVYYQEALEQLGYQNPFDKSVYPAIPEDIKEKALKMAAEELVKELKEAGITDVFLEVKLTSGYLVYPSSVYPGRTYPAYPYNTTNILKPLLEEAHKNGIRMHAWIIVHYDKEFFGKTDPIWHVGKAKSNWTAYPVEGRVRLANTKYLEVLENIIKELISMGFDGIHLDYIRYPHMVYSFSPKDIERARQMGINVDKIIFAVRHTFYNDVPLPDGSTAGPKDPYYIFKLYIKGDPDIVKWFELRRKDVDSYVGNITAFVHSLRAWNGETPIVSAALMPDWTRDNILYPEEFQLLHYGQVWSDFVKLGVDWLIPMAYFKDYGEPVSWVGTVRGHVVEVAEEKSVPLVGLQTYSVPLEDVIAEEGYALSELGNKEALLVILPAEEPKYTMEAKDTIKALSLINKGLYAGEFDGYMLTEDIKVNGIEVPRGSIILVGDKDEIDSIKAEIQKLAVNEISIKKLPDAKVIPLLPPKIALLDVGYNYTINDVLKELGFKYDIISNGSIKAGALSRYDLLILPPGSGTWEAKLLGEEGAEKLAEFLAGGGGLIGVCAGGYAVIKGYNEPTSKVQLVDAELKNWPNWWLGVGIVHVQVTNESNPLVFGFKDGFDAIYWNGPVFKPYDLGKDTPLGIDVAPYVELIKYVSTDHKEGTFSYGWGDFNQSYVDSVIKNSAAVIYSKYGHGKIVLFSFHPELTSGDLNYAPNSVLDSNYNYRLWFNAIYFVSRKSKEIPLKPAEGIVYFRWGTIKPRLESPDVGISIKERGAVLLVTLTNYGNVDAENITLTLTIGKENMKTSLKVEIPILKAHETKIVRFVLNKAILPDTVSVGKNVITIEVTVTAENENKLNAGNNEFTGTFEVMVMDNMTYFISS, encoded by the coding sequence ATGATGAAAAGGGTTGCAACCTTTACACTGGCTCTGCTTCTAGTAATGTCTCTAGCTTTAGTTCCACAGGTTTCTGCTGAAGAACAGCAAATTGTAGGAGTTTGGATGTGGCCAAGCACTTATAAGGTCTATTATCAGGAAGCACTTGAGCAACTTGGATATCAAAATCCCTTCGACAAAAGTGTCTATCCAGCAATTCCCGAGGATATAAAAGAAAAGGCTCTAAAAATGGCAGCGGAGGAGCTTGTGAAAGAACTCAAAGAAGCTGGGATTACTGATGTCTTCTTAGAAGTGAAGCTAACAAGCGGTTACTTAGTCTATCCCAGCAGTGTTTATCCAGGAAGAACATACCCAGCATATCCATACAATACAACAAACATCCTAAAACCACTTCTTGAAGAGGCTCACAAAAACGGGATAAGGATGCACGCCTGGATAATTGTGCATTATGACAAAGAGTTCTTCGGAAAAACAGACCCAATATGGCATGTTGGAAAAGCAAAGAGCAACTGGACAGCTTATCCAGTTGAGGGTAGGGTTAGGCTGGCAAATACAAAGTATCTCGAGGTTCTTGAGAACATAATAAAAGAGCTAATTTCAATGGGCTTTGATGGAATACACTTAGACTACATCAGATACCCCCATATGGTTTACAGCTTCTCACCAAAGGACATTGAAAGAGCAAGGCAAATGGGAATCAATGTAGATAAGATCATATTCGCAGTAAGACACACTTTCTACAATGACGTCCCACTACCAGATGGAAGCACTGCAGGGCCAAAAGATCCATACTACATCTTCAAGCTATACATCAAAGGAGACCCAGATATAGTTAAGTGGTTTGAGCTCAGAAGAAAAGATGTTGATTCTTATGTAGGAAACATAACAGCCTTCGTACACTCACTAAGAGCATGGAATGGAGAAACTCCAATTGTATCAGCAGCTCTTATGCCGGATTGGACAAGGGACAACATTCTCTATCCAGAAGAGTTCCAATTACTGCACTATGGGCAGGTATGGAGCGACTTCGTTAAGCTAGGTGTAGACTGGTTAATCCCCATGGCATACTTTAAAGATTATGGAGAGCCAGTGAGCTGGGTTGGAACTGTCAGAGGGCATGTAGTAGAGGTTGCAGAAGAAAAGAGCGTTCCACTTGTTGGGCTTCAAACATACAGCGTTCCTCTTGAAGACGTAATTGCTGAGGAAGGGTATGCTCTCTCGGAGCTTGGAAACAAAGAGGCACTCTTAGTAATCCTGCCAGCAGAAGAACCAAAATACACAATGGAAGCTAAAGATACTATAAAAGCTCTCTCACTAATTAATAAGGGACTCTATGCTGGAGAATTTGACGGATATATGCTCACAGAAGACATAAAAGTCAATGGTATTGAGGTTCCAAGAGGCTCTATTATCCTCGTTGGAGATAAAGATGAAATCGATTCAATAAAAGCAGAAATTCAGAAACTAGCAGTTAATGAAATTTCCATTAAGAAGCTTCCAGATGCTAAAGTCATTCCACTATTACCTCCAAAAATCGCACTGCTTGATGTTGGGTACAACTACACCATAAATGATGTGCTGAAAGAGCTTGGATTCAAGTATGATATAATTTCCAACGGTAGCATTAAAGCAGGTGCACTTAGCAGATACGATCTGCTAATTCTCCCACCAGGGAGCGGGACTTGGGAAGCGAAACTGTTGGGTGAGGAAGGTGCAGAAAAGCTTGCAGAGTTCTTAGCTGGCGGTGGAGGATTAATTGGTGTTTGTGCAGGAGGCTATGCAGTGATAAAAGGCTACAACGAGCCAACATCCAAAGTTCAGCTTGTTGATGCAGAGCTAAAGAATTGGCCAAACTGGTGGCTTGGAGTTGGAATTGTGCACGTCCAAGTTACAAACGAAAGCAACCCACTTGTATTTGGATTCAAAGATGGATTTGACGCAATTTACTGGAACGGACCAGTGTTCAAGCCATATGACTTAGGAAAAGACACTCCTCTAGGAATTGACGTTGCCCCGTATGTTGAGCTCATTAAATATGTCTCGACCGACCACAAAGAAGGAACATTCAGCTATGGCTGGGGAGACTTCAACCAGAGCTATGTAGATAGCGTGATCAAGAACTCTGCTGCAGTAATATACTCCAAATATGGCCACGGAAAGATAGTTCTGTTTAGCTTCCACCCAGAGCTAACAAGTGGAGACTTGAACTATGCGCCAAACAGTGTTCTGGATTCAAATTACAACTACAGACTTTGGTTCAATGCAATATACTTTGTTTCAAGGAAGAGCAAAGAAATACCACTTAAACCTGCTGAGGGAATAGTGTACTTCAGATGGGGAACAATCAAGCCAAGACTTGAGAGTCCAGATGTTGGAATAAGCATCAAAGAAAGAGGTGCTGTTCTTTTAGTAACCCTAACAAACTATGGAAACGTTGATGCAGAAAACATAACACTGACACTCACAATAGGAAAAGAGAACATGAAGACAAGCTTAAAAGTTGAGATACCGATCCTAAAGGCACATGAAACTAAAATTGTCCGGTTTGTTTTAAACAAAGCTATACTTCCAGATACTGTCAGTGTTGGGAAGAATGTCATAACAATTGAAGTTACAGTAACAGCAGAGAATGAAAACAAACTTAATGCAGGAAACAATGAATTTACGGGAACTTTCGAGGTTATGGTTATGGACAATATGACATATTTCATTTCTAGCTGA
- a CDS encoding ABC transporter substrate-binding protein has translation MKALKNVLLALFLAGLVATPAALASPDIELVLATRQWKTFNPLTSSTVYANVVLDKIYEPLIRWDDSGFKLVGALAEKWEFKTEGDKKILTFYLRKDAKWHDGKGVTADDVKYTLELFQSDPAKFVNPDPLILKGLKEIKVVDKYTIQLIYDANEAPADTFLEMAFTTLFIVPKHIWTNKSIIPDPTASLDKPEQLIGCGPFKVVEIKPDEYVKLEAFPDHYLGKPEVNKVIFKMIKDRNQFAMMVAAGELDAGYHYFFGKYLEEFKKMVANDPNVQIYRTASKSIHLLAFNFNKGFPYNNLEFRKAIAYALPVDKIVQKYYGADGAVLGSMGFLGPFFGSFAEYLPKEKLYPYDPEKAKQILDQLGFKDINGDGYRETPDGKPFEIYLLTRAPGDSFFRDAIGDEIAHYLEEVGLKVTVDKAGDYWDKWGAGSWDMAIVGFVPHKPTDLAWFTTGNPGNRVGYSNSEFDKLFDEFQKTGDPKLAYKLEETLANDVVFIALYHPVVATPYRIDHYRGWKPNPRDYTVGYWSLIGSPTKVIKETEVITTTTKEKEVITTTVEKKETVTATQTVEKGVCGPAAIVGLALLPLLALRRRR, from the coding sequence ATGAAAGCTTTGAAGAATGTGCTGCTGGCGTTATTTTTAGCTGGACTAGTAGCAACCCCCGCTGCCCTTGCCAGCCCGGACATTGAACTTGTTCTTGCAACAAGGCAGTGGAAGACCTTTAATCCACTGACCTCAAGCACTGTTTATGCAAACGTTGTACTGGACAAGATTTACGAGCCATTAATCAGGTGGGACGATAGTGGATTCAAGCTAGTTGGAGCATTAGCAGAGAAGTGGGAATTCAAGACTGAAGGAGACAAAAAGATACTCACCTTCTACCTAAGAAAAGATGCAAAATGGCACGATGGCAAAGGTGTAACTGCAGACGACGTTAAATACACACTTGAATTATTCCAAAGCGATCCTGCAAAGTTTGTAAATCCAGACCCGCTGATTCTCAAGGGATTAAAGGAGATAAAAGTTGTTGATAAGTACACAATACAACTTATCTATGATGCAAATGAAGCTCCAGCTGATACGTTCCTAGAAATGGCATTTACAACACTCTTCATAGTTCCAAAGCACATCTGGACAAACAAGAGCATAATCCCAGATCCAACAGCTTCACTCGACAAGCCAGAGCAACTAATTGGATGCGGACCATTCAAGGTCGTAGAGATAAAACCAGACGAATATGTAAAACTTGAAGCATTCCCAGACCACTATCTTGGAAAGCCGGAAGTTAATAAGGTCATTTTCAAGATGATCAAAGATAGAAACCAATTCGCCATGATGGTAGCTGCTGGAGAACTTGACGCTGGTTATCACTACTTCTTCGGAAAATACCTTGAAGAGTTCAAGAAGATGGTCGCAAATGATCCAAATGTTCAGATTTACAGAACTGCCTCAAAGTCAATCCACCTGCTTGCATTTAACTTCAACAAAGGGTTCCCATACAACAACTTAGAGTTCAGGAAAGCTATAGCATATGCTCTACCAGTTGATAAAATAGTCCAGAAATATTATGGTGCGGATGGAGCAGTGCTGGGAAGCATGGGATTCTTAGGACCATTCTTCGGAAGCTTTGCAGAGTACCTTCCAAAGGAGAAGCTGTATCCATATGATCCAGAGAAAGCCAAGCAAATTCTTGATCAGCTTGGATTCAAGGACATCAACGGAGACGGCTATAGAGAGACACCAGATGGAAAGCCCTTCGAGATTTATCTGCTCACAAGAGCCCCAGGTGATTCATTCTTCAGAGACGCCATTGGTGACGAAATCGCTCACTATCTCGAAGAAGTCGGTCTGAAGGTTACAGTTGACAAGGCTGGTGATTATTGGGACAAGTGGGGAGCTGGCTCATGGGACATGGCAATTGTGGGATTCGTTCCTCACAAGCCAACTGACTTAGCATGGTTTACAACAGGAAATCCAGGAAACAGAGTTGGTTACTCAAACTCAGAGTTTGACAAGCTCTTTGATGAGTTCCAGAAGACTGGAGATCCAAAGTTAGCCTACAAGCTTGAAGAAACCTTGGCCAACGACGTTGTGTTCATAGCTCTCTACCACCCAGTTGTTGCAACGCCCTACAGAATTGACCACTATAGAGGGTGGAAACCAAATCCAAGAGATTACACAGTTGGCTACTGGTCATTAATTGGAAGCCCAACTAAGGTGATAAAAGAGACAGAAGTCATTACCACAACAACAAAAGAGAAGGAAGTCATAACAACAACAGTTGAGAAGAAAGAAACCGTAACAGCAACACAAACAGTTGAAAAGGGTGTCTGTGGACCAGCAGCCATTGTCGGCTTAGCCTTGCTGCCGCTTTTGGCCTTGAGAAGGAGAAGATAA